A genomic window from Candidatus Zixiibacteriota bacterium includes:
- a CDS encoding metal-dependent transcriptional regulator: MTNLWLKKLDLLPNPVLSESLEDYLETIYHITSEKKVARVKQISERLNVNKSSVSGALHILSGRGLINHAPYQVITLTAKGVIIAKDIISRHQTIRRFFIEVLAVDLKLADETACKMEHIMPREILEKFAKFIEFSEHCAGEGFEWAEGFGFRCNKQGKTDQ, translated from the coding sequence ATGACGAACTTATGGTTAAAAAAACTTGATTTACTGCCAAATCCGGTTTTGAGCGAAAGCCTTGAAGACTATCTTGAGACAATCTATCATATTACCTCAGAAAAAAAGGTTGCCAGAGTTAAACAGATATCCGAGCGGCTAAATGTAAATAAATCCTCAGTAAGCGGAGCGCTTCATATATTATCCGGCAGAGGATTAATCAATCATGCTCCATATCAAGTTATAACCTTAACTGCAAAAGGTGTAATTATTGCCAAGGATATTATTAGCCGTCACCAAACGATAAGAAGATTTTTCATAGAAGTTTTGGCGGTTGATTTAAAACTTGCTGATGAAACCGCCTGCAAAATGGAACATATTATGCCGCGGGAAATCCTGGAAAAATTTGCCAAATTCATAGAATTCTCTGAACACTGTGCCGGTGAAGGATTTGAATGGGCAGAGGGATTTGGATTTCGCTGTAATAAACAGGGGAAAACAGATCAATAA